The Salinibaculum sp. SYNS191 genome has a window encoding:
- the glmU gene encoding bifunctional sugar-1-phosphate nucleotidylyltransferase/acetyltransferase: MTVQTAVVLAAGEGTRLRPLTRNRPKPMLPAANRPILEHVLDALVDAGLDRLVLVVGYRRERVQEYFGPSYRNVPIKYVVQHKQLGSGHALLQAREAVDGPLIVVNGDQIIEASSVRSVRDAFEEETAPAVMAVLERQDASKYGAITLRDRDIEEIVEKPDTDKYRLMNGGIYAFEPSIFAEIDETEREAGELSLTDTIARIVETDRVRGVRIGGLWVDATYPWDLLEVSSEVLARGRTAEPEISEGVWVSDAAGVDEAAVLRPPVVVGSDCEIAPGAVVGPNVALGQNVTVGANATLERTVLDADARVDIGSTLRDAVVGQDVHLGAATTISGGPGDVRVGRQVFEKQRLGAVVADRVRARGDVSFAPGTLVGPNARLHAGTHVSGTISEGVEVMR, encoded by the coding sequence ATGACCGTCCAGACCGCCGTCGTCCTCGCCGCCGGGGAGGGAACGCGGCTGCGGCCGTTGACCCGCAACCGCCCGAAGCCGATGCTCCCGGCAGCGAACCGTCCGATTCTCGAGCACGTCCTCGACGCCCTCGTCGACGCTGGCCTCGACCGCCTGGTACTGGTAGTCGGATACCGCCGTGAACGCGTCCAGGAGTACTTCGGGCCCTCCTACCGCAACGTCCCCATCAAGTACGTCGTCCAGCACAAGCAACTCGGAAGCGGGCACGCCCTCTTACAGGCCCGCGAGGCTGTCGACGGTCCCCTTATCGTAGTCAACGGCGACCAGATCATCGAAGCGAGTTCGGTCCGGAGCGTCCGCGATGCCTTCGAAGAGGAGACGGCACCGGCCGTCATGGCCGTCCTCGAACGACAGGATGCGAGCAAGTACGGCGCGATTACGCTACGCGACCGCGACATCGAGGAAATCGTCGAGAAGCCGGACACCGACAAGTACCGGCTGATGAACGGCGGCATCTACGCCTTCGAACCGTCGATATTCGCAGAAATCGACGAGACAGAGCGAGAGGCCGGCGAACTCTCGCTGACTGACACCATCGCCAGAATCGTCGAGACGGACCGGGTTCGCGGCGTGCGCATCGGCGGCCTCTGGGTCGATGCGACCTATCCGTGGGACTTACTCGAGGTTTCCTCCGAGGTTCTGGCGCGAGGGCGCACCGCAGAACCCGAAATCAGCGAGGGCGTCTGGGTCAGCGACGCAGCAGGCGTCGACGAGGCGGCGGTGCTGCGACCCCCCGTCGTCGTCGGCTCCGACTGCGAAATCGCCCCTGGTGCCGTGGTCGGGCCGAACGTTGCCCTCGGTCAGAACGTGACCGTCGGGGCGAATGCCACACTCGAACGGACGGTGCTGGACGCCGACGCGCGGGTCGACATCGGCTCGACGCTTCGCGATGCCGTGGTCGGACAGGACGTCCACCTCGGTGCAGCCACGACGATTTCGGGCGGTCCCGGTGACGTCCGCGTCGGCCGGCAGGTCTTCGAGAAGCAACGCCTCGGTGCGGTCGTCGCCGACCGGGTGCGAGCGCGTGGGGACGTCAGCTTCGCCCCCGGGACGCTCGTCGGGCCGAACGCCAGACTGCACGCCGGGACACACGTCAGTGGAACTATCTCCGAGGGCGTGGAGGTGATGCGCTGA
- a CDS encoding HalOD1 output domain-containing protein, translated as MSSETDAAVLRSWDVLATHDWRGNQAIETSLSNALDQLATTSAPLYDYIDLEAVRDTLGPEASQRGASEVRFEYENFEIRITDDGTIAARERRARPQSHL; from the coding sequence ATGTCGTCAGAAACGGATGCAGCCGTACTCCGGTCGTGGGATGTTCTCGCAACTCACGACTGGCGGGGGAACCAGGCCATCGAGACGTCTCTGAGCAACGCACTTGACCAGCTTGCGACCACGTCGGCACCGCTCTACGATTACATCGACCTGGAGGCAGTTCGGGACACACTGGGTCCAGAGGCGAGTCAGCGCGGAGCGTCGGAGGTCCGCTTCGAGTACGAGAACTTCGAGATCAGAATCACGGACGACGGGACCATTGCAGCCCGGGAACGTCGAGCTCGCCCGCAATCCCATCTGTAA